The following nucleotide sequence is from Synchiropus splendidus isolate RoL2022-P1 chromosome 1, RoL_Sspl_1.0, whole genome shotgun sequence.
ACATGGGGTGAGTGACAACCCCTTAcccacacacagatacacaatcATGCCTATCCAACCGTTAAGTTATGCATTATATTataaccttttcattttcaggtgCTACAAACATTGCTCGCTTTCTGTCTAAGAGCTATGTGAGTGTGGAGCTCAACAGTGAGTGTGCTGTCTGTTTACTGAGTTTCACAAGGGGCTTAACTCGCTGGCACAGtcattctttcattctttccaACCGGTTTCCTTTCAGTGACCACAACAGTCAGCGCCGTCACCGTCTAAGCTCTGAGTTAGTGGTTCCCACCAGACTCCACTGTCcagaaaagtgttttcttttgatgGTCCCCGCAGTCTAACAGTCACCTGTCCTGTAGGCGATTGTTTGCTATCTTAAAAGAGACTGAGTCCATCTCCAGATGGGTTCTGCTCGAGTGCTGACTCATTTGTCTGACGGAGTATATGGGAAGGGCCCTGTTTTCCTGCCAAGTATTTGTATGTACTAATGAAGCCTAAGTGCACTATGCTAATGAGGGTTTTGACGGCTCACTTTCACCATGGCTATAAAACAGCTAGGTCACAAGGAAAAGTCTTTCACATTTATGAATTCAGCTACATTGAACTATGAAATGTGAGTTACAACTGAAGAAAATccagcctttttttctttctctgcagtGGATTGCAGCACGACACGTGGTACTACATAGTGGGTGAAGTAGAATTTTTGCCAGGACCTCAGGTGGCATTGTAATGTTTCAGCAACTAGCAAAGAAAGAGACATAGCTCAAAGTCAAGCAAGAAGATCGTTGTGCTGCATTGTGCACCCACATTGGGGTGTCTGGGGTACATGGTGTGAGAATAAATGTGACACTTCAAAGCAGGTGTGGCCGGCTCGCGTGTGTCTGCAAAAAAGCGAGAGGCCGTAACAATGACTCTGCTGACCTGTGCTTTGCCCACAACCACACCAGAACTCATTACAGCAGCTGTTATGCTGATTCAGGGTTTTTTACGTGCTCGCTGTCTGCgcagctgtcatgtctgtttGAGGTTAACTGGAGGCGTTGAGtctgtttaaatgttttgtgcATAAGGaaattgttgattttttttaaaattaatttcctGGTGTCTCATTgtccccctttttttcttcaatttcttctgtctttctaCAGGAGCAAATCCGGGTGCCGGTGTACCACCCGACGCCCAGCCAGGCCAGACTTGCCACCCAGCtgacggaggaggagcagaTACGTATTGCCCAGCGGATTGGGCTTATTCAGCACTTACCCAAGGGGGTGTACGACCCAGGAAGTGACGGCTCTGAGAAAAAGATTAGAGAGTAAGAAGACGtcaaattcatttttgaatcTTCCCCCAGTGAGTGTGGATTGTTAAAACGTATTCCCTATTGACAGACTTCAATATAAGAAATATTGTTGGCCAACAAACAAGTGGCTTCAAAAATTTCatcacagaaaatgaaagttttgaAAGTCGGTAAGAACCTAAGTGTCTTTTATGACTGCCACAGCTGCCTCTATTTGCTGTGTCTGACCCATACGTCATGACAGCTTTCACCACTGTGCTACAAAGCAGTAGTGACTACGGTTCCGTGCAGAGGGGAGCCTGACTAAGGCAATAGCCCCATTCAGCGACCATGTCCGATTGTGTCATGTCCtcctggtttacatgcagtggagagaaAGCCGACTATTGGGTAGTGTCAGCTCCCAGACgatgggtggcgctgtgagcgcTTCAGTCCTTCTGGATCCCCTGTCAGCAGAAGAAGACTACGTGTTTCATTGCTCTCTGCACACAATGATTGTCCTGACTGATCAGCAAGTTTAACTGTAGGACCAGATTCTGCACTTCAGCGCAATGGTTCACACACACCAAAAGAGCCGCCCTCCTTATCGTCAATGCACTTCCTTCAGCAGGTGTCTGGATTGGAACTCGccagtttctgaataaaatgatatagtcgaggtttattttatttttattgcaaaAAGAAGTACCTTTTTTCGAGTATCTAAAGTGCGTCATTGCTAGCGTCTGGCCAGAAtagcttagcaaccatgctagcGGTTGCTAATGTGTTGGTATTTTCATAGCTTTAACCAAACAAATCACGTCCTCTgatcttcttgtgagaactaacAATTAAAACAGGAAAGTCGTATTCAATGCTGTTGGGCTGTCTTTGTGTCTGAGGAGCAGATAGCTCACGCAGCCGCGCATCACCCAGTCCAGTCATAGTTGAGCTGCTGGGCTACATGCaggcttagtccagctattattACCATTATCCAGGTGgtgtagtccgactaagagaaacTCTAATTTTTCTCCAGTAGTTGGACTAAGTTGTTCACTCACATCCATTTTTAAAGTACGAACTTAGCCAGGCTAACGCagtaattgtttttttctgggcCAACATGTAACTGTACTCAGTGTGACTTGCGTCACACCTGTGCCAAGCCCTCAGAAACTGAGATCTGATCCCTGATGTAATCTTACTCTCGCCTTGAATCCTTCCGTCTCTCCTACTGCACACCTCTCCACTGATGACCTCCTCATGGTGCACACTTCCTCTCTATGATGGGACTCGAGAACTTGAAAGACACAAGATTGTGGTTCTCATATGAAGAAGGTGATGTCCAACCAGAGAATGGAACCTTCCCCAGGTGGAGAAGGTTGGGGTCTTGTTTTTACTAGTGAGGGGCATTGGGATGTGAGATTCGTAGTGCATCCTCATTCGCTGCTCTCATGCCTGTAGCACCAGACAGAGAAAAGCAGTGTTTGTGCAACCCCATGATGCTGTTTGGAGCTAAATTAGCCATGTTAGCGCTGCACATTTCATAAGCATAAAGAAAATTTGAAGCGCATAGCAGAGTTTattgatgaatgaaatgaacaaGTGCCTGAGAATAAGCCTCATTTGTGCGTTGTGATGCTGACTCTGTGTAGCTTTAGCCCGGTCGGATCTGCTGTAAAGGGCTGCTTAAAAATGCCCATGTGAAGACGGTGACTACGTGAGCAAACGCACCTCCAGGCCCCACTATTTGATAAGGGCTGGATTAACGCAATTTCAAAACAATAATGTTCGCGTGATGCTGAGGATGACTGGTTGGAGAACATTGCCATTGTAATAATTGTGTGTATTTCTGTCTCCAGGTGTGTCATCTGTATGATGGATTTTGTTTTCGGAGAACCCATCCGGTTCCTGCCCTGCATGCACATTTACCACATGGACTGTATTGATGACTGGCTGATGAGATCCTTTACCTGCCCGTCCTGCATGGAGCCTGTGGACGCTGCTCTGCTTTCCTTCTATGAAGCCAACTGACACATGCACACGTCTATTTCCTAACACACTCtctaccatatatatatatgtgtgtgtgtgtgtgtgctcacacaACTTTTCTCTTGCTATGTTCTATCCTGGATTAGTAAGTGGATAAAGAATAGGAATGTAAATGACTCTGTGTTTGAACACATGTAAATGCACATTTGCGTTGGCCTGCTGGTCAGGACTGAAGTTTTACCTCAGCCAGATGTAGCAGAAACATCAATGATGCAGAGCTGACGGGGATCCACTTGTGGATGATAGATGGCTGTTACGattgtgaaacttttttttttttgcaataatcACGTGAATGTGAAAGTTACAATGGATGGACTGTGAAGGAAGCCAGAAAGTGTGTCCTATCCACTGTGTGCAGGCTGAAGATGGCGCCTGCTTATGTCGGAAATATTCAACTGCGAAGAAACTTCTGGTCAAAAGGTTTGAATGAGATGCTGCGATACGTCTCAGACGGGCTCTGATGTGGAAACTGCTGCACAAGGAGGTCCTCTGTTGGTCCTGGGGCCACTTAAATGTCTCTGTACAGATATTAGATAAGAACCGTATATGGGtgatgtgtgtgtcctgtgGTTAGTGAAGTCTGTTGTGTGGGTTATCAGTATAAGGGCTCTACTATTGTTTACACCATAGGTACAACTCACATTTTGTCAGAGAAATTACATGACCCCATTCACAACCTCAAAGCAGAAACCTGCATCTAGATGTTGATGAACCCTTACCATCCAATCTCCACGTGAAGATAACAgagacacataaaaaaaatgtgtttgtttttaggtCACATTGTTGATCCTCATGTAAACCTCTTCCTGGAATCACTGTACTCTGTTCTAATGCTGCATTCAAGACTACAGTATGGCTTCTTCGTGTCATCCTCTCATGTTCTagtaaaatgaaatgtcacagcACCTTGATGTGTATTTACTGTGTTAATGGTTTGTAAGGTttgacacaacaaaacacagtctcagaatcagaaaaatctTTATTCATCCTGAAGCGGCTGAGTCAAGTACAGATGTTGACACCAGAAGACGTTTTGTTCGTGGAGGTGCAGAAGGTTCTGAGAaggctgagcttctctcttaATTCATTTCTGAGCTGTGGATCTGTCTTGGTGAACTTCACAAATAGAGCATGAAAAAGAAATCCAGAAATGACATTGAAGTCAGAGTCACAAACACAACCTGCAATGCTTTGAATTTTCGAAaattgaacttaaaaaaaacaaaacggacAGAAATGCAGCAGACGAAATAGCTTCCAGTGTGCGGTTTTGAATCCTGATTCATACGAAACCCCCGATCAGTCATCTGAGTCATCTGAGTCACACCTCAGCCTTCCTACAACCGCGTGGAGTTTCAAATGGCGCATCGTTTAAAAAACTAATTTCCTCTGTTTTTTTAGCTCTGCTTTGTAGCTCGTCTCAGAGCGGCACCATACATGGCATGGTGTCACAGTAGTGTCATGTGTCCAGATGGCTTTTAGAATTGTCCTCGTCATTATCAAGCCCATACTACGCATACACGTGTTCACGCACTATATTCGggtctgttgtgtgtgtctgctgtcgCGAGGCGTGATGTATCTGCAACTGAAGTTTAACAAATGTATAATTTCTTTGAGTTGGAGCCTGAATCTTAGTTTCAAGTCAGATAAAGAAGAGCTGTTGACATCAGCCACAATGAACCTCGATGTCAACTCGTATCTTTTATCTTTATAGTGCTGTTTTTGTCAGTAATAGTACATCGTTGTTATTATTAGCGTTAATTCTGGATAATAcgttattgcatttttaaatcTAGACAATGCTGATGATTGGACGTGTGACAGTAACGAGGGTGAGTGGAGTAAATTGCCGAATTAAATACCTAGTAGTGGGATCAGTCCAGGTGCAAAATTGTATAAAGTCACTCGAGACTTTCTTCTTCCATGTATTGTTGCATGTATTATTGACTACTTGTTACTGTGCTGGTAGTTCTGACCCCGTCTGTGTTAGTGCGCCAAAATATAATGTGCGTAGGGCAGAAAGATAGTGGTAAACAAATCATAACGGTGACATGGCTTTAACAATAGCGGGTATTTTGAGCGATATTTTAGAAAGAAGACGGACTTTCAGAACGAGTAACAATGCGTCTTCATGAGTGACTATGATCTATAGACGTGAGGCTGACTGGTACCGGGACTGCGGTCCAGTCAATCTCTTTAAAACGGTTTGAGCCTTTGGCCTGTTGTGCCGTCCATGCGATCAGTAAGGACAAGTTCCGACCCGCTTTCCTTCGAAGAACCGTCATCAGTTGACGAATAGGCTTTGAACCAAATGGAACATCCCTGCGGCTTCACTGAGGCAACGTACGGAGATACTGGTCAATGAAGGAAACCGTCTCACTCCTCTGGTTCAGGGCCGCCAGCTGCCTCGCCGAGCGGCCCTCAACATTCAGCCATGTGGGGTCAGAGGTGCGCTCGATCAGCAGCTCGACCAACATCAAGTGGCCCTCTTGGGCGGCCAGGTGGAGTGGCAGGTTACCGCGGTTGTCCGTCACGTTCACATCCGCCTCGTGCTCCATCAGCAAGCGCACGGTGTCGAGGAAACCTTCCCGCGCGGCGTCGTGCATCACCGTGAGCCCGAGCACAGGGTCGGGCAGGTTCGGGTTGGCGCCGGCGAAGAGGAGGATTTCAACCACAGCGGTGGAGCCCAGCATCACCACCTGCGCAGACGACGGTCGGGACAGCTGGCGTGACTTGCTTGGTGGAGAAGACCAGCCTCCTTATATTTACCTCCTCGCGCGCCAAATGAGAGAGAATTAACTTATTATGGAGTGAATTGATGGTGGGAGGTGCCGTCATCAGCGACACTCGAGCAAAACGTCACTCAAGCTGCAACTCGAGCTCATCGACACTAAATATACGGGTGTCACTTTCAGACATGGCTGGACTGGGAACCGGGCGAGTTCACCCTAACGGTCCTCAGATCGCTCAAGTTTTGGTCCAAAGACGAAGTGGGCGGCCCTCATGACAAAGTGGCCCATTGGTTAATTTTCAGACTGACAGCGGTCTCGTCCATTCGGAGCTTGACACACATATCTGGTCTGTCCTGGGTGAGTGCACCCTGTCGCCCTAATAAGTTTCCAATCATTTTTGAGATGGTCTTTATTTTTAGATATAATGGTAAAGATAAAGCTTACAGCAGAGAATAAGAAAGAATAAGTCTCCCGGAAGCAGGAAGCAGAGTGATACGTTGCTGGGAGTCTTTTATAGCGTTTTCAACAGCCATCACTGTAAtgcttaataataatattaatttcgaaattaataattgtaataatgtttaATTCACCAGACGATGTTGAGTTTTTAAACGGTCTTTTATTTACAGACTTTCTGGGGTGAATACTGATAGCGACCTGACTGACTACATGACTACATGAAATTGTACATAAAAAAGACGGTCATCCAGTTGAGCGATGCTTAATTCTGATCGGTGAAACACAGTTGAAAATTAGGGTTAAGTTCTGTGGAGGCTGTAAGGAACAAGTGGAAGCTGTTGCATTTGCTCATAGTCCACAAACTGAGAGAAAGATCGCTGTTTCATGTAACACGTTcattctataataataataataataataataataataataataataataataataataataataatacatctgCGATCTTGTTTGTAAAGGTCTGGGggaaaaagactgaaaaaaacaacttagaatctttcataaaaaaaacattccgtTTTGATTTGAGAGTCATTTATGAACTGTTCCAAACCATATCTGCTTACTAATATTTGCAACCGTGGCTCTGTACATGCTATTTTGAAAAGATCTAAATGAGTATTCATGATGTGATTTGTTCATATATTCATGTTCAATCATTCGTTTTACCCCCACGATTTGTATAATTGTGCAAAAACAACGGTCGTGTATTAATGAAGGTGGAATGGATCTGAATGAATTTTCTGCTGGTTACTCTCGCGCGTCACGCATGGATGTTTATCCTATTGATtgtactgaaggaaaaaaaagtcatgataaAAGTGAAAGTCATTTGCCTTTCCTCATTTGAGTGTGTCTGCTTCTCACTAAATCTTACAAGGCACACAATTACGATCCAAATACTGGaagtaataaatgaataattcaaattGGTTAATGAATGAGAAGATAGTGACTCTCAGCACCGACCTGAAGAGCAGTCCTTCCCTCCCTGTTCAGGCCAGAGGCCTCAGCACCACATCCCAGCAGGAACATAACTTGAAAAAGATCGCCATTAGCTGAGGCTTTACTCAGCTCACACTGCAGTGAGACCTGCTCCATTTTGTGTCAATAGGAGAATAGATGCATCTCCAGTCTCAGAACTGTGATGTTGCTCCTCTGAGCCACACTGGGAGGAGTCCCAGTGTGGCTCAGAGAAGTGTCTATGTCTGTATAAGAGATGAGAGGGTGTAATTATATGTGGTTTGAATTGTCAAAATTGACCCAAATCCTGTCACCTTCCTTTATGGCATCACCACAGTAGATTCACAACCTCCATGGTGTCCAAGGTGGATGAAACTTGTCCATACCTTGGTCTATTTCCAAGCGCTTTGAGATTTTCCCGActattcttcttttctttttgtttttgcagtgtgTCTGTTGGCTGCTCCTCGTTTGCTTCTCTCCTAACTCAATCCCGTGGACGTCTTGTTTGGATTTAACGTTCCTGGGACACTGGTTTTGCCTTTTAGTTCGTGCAAGCGAACACTTCGTTACTATTGCGCCAGTGCGTTTCGTTTGACTGACTTTGCCTCCCTCTAGTGTGGTGGTTGAGTACATATTCTAAATTCAGTTTGCCTTTTCCTTAAATTGTGTTGGAACTGTCGTTTAACTATCATCTCCTTCTTATTGCAGGGGGGATCTCCCTTCTCAAGTCGTTACATACGTTCAACTAAACATATGTTCAACTGATTCCAATTCTCCGATTTAAATTCAAATGGCAACAGGGACTACAAAAATGAGTGATGCATACTGACAGCTTTTTCATTTGGCTAAAAATATATTGCTTGATCTCTATCAACCAATACTAAAGGAGCATATAAGTGCATTGTACAgagcaacaacagcagaaacCACCAGTGACCTGAAGCAAATAGACTACACTGCGCTCTCAGGGAAGCTCAAACTATTGGAACGCTGCCTTGCCTCATGAGGCCAATTTCCAGCTATGAGGTCCCCTTTTGACACACCGATTGACTGGAGAGGTTAAATACACATGTGAAATGACCCTCTCCTGTAATCCAGTGTTTCACCTCACTCAGCTTGGCCACAAAATCAAGTGCCTGTTAATGTAGATAATGGCGACAGGTCATTTGGTGACTGAGGTGAAGCCCAACGTACAGGTTCAGCCCTTCGATGGAAATGCAATGCTGCCTGATGTTTAGTTGTCTTAACATTGATCCTTGTGATACACATTGAACATGCAAGCCCCAAAATCCCCAGCATTCTTAACAGCATCATTACTAGGACGAGGTTTGTGACATTTTGCTTGTTAAACTACAGTGGAACAGCTTTCCATTGGGCCCCCAATGGCCCCTGTCAGCAAAATGCTAGTATTAATAACCCATTGCTCAAAGTCTGAAATCTCAGTCCCACCCTAGTGCACTTCTATGTGAATTCTGTGTGAAGTTACTGAATGGGCacttttttctgctttcagTTGACCCTGAGTTACTGTGGCTACTCAGAGCTGGCTGACAATCCCTCCCACCGACTCTCAGACTGACCAAGAGCAGAGGTTTGCTGACTTTGTTTATAGGGGTATACACATTGGCCTCTGTTGTGCTGGAGCCCTGAAACACTTAACTCTGCAAGTTTCcagtgaattatgtcaaaatgtcttttccATGTAATTTCTTCATTCACATAAATCATTCTGTTGGACTCTTGGACTTTTTCATTACAACcaattattttgacatttatgcaaCTTTATCAATTGTCTACAAACTCTAG
It contains:
- the rnf11b gene encoding RING finger protein 11b isoform X1; amino-acid sequence: MGNCLKSPTSDDISLLHESQSDRASYGDGPDPDQEPPPPYQEQIRVPVYHPTPSQARLATQLTEEEQIRIAQRIGLIQHLPKGVYDPGSDGSEKKIRECVICMMDFVFGEPIRFLPCMHIYHMDCIDDWLMRSFTCPSCMEPVDAALLSFYEAN
- the rnf11b gene encoding RING finger protein 11b isoform X2; its protein translation is MHCNKLSQQTVYREKKSSKEQIRVPVYHPTPSQARLATQLTEEEQIRIAQRIGLIQHLPKGVYDPGSDGSEKKIRECVICMMDFVFGEPIRFLPCMHIYHMDCIDDWLMRSFTCPSCMEPVDAALLSFYEAN
- the cdkn2c gene encoding cyclin-dependent kinase 4 inhibitor C codes for the protein MEQVSLQCELSKASANGDLFQVMFLLGCGAEASGLNREGRTALQVVMLGSTAVVEILLFAGANPNLPDPVLGLTVMHDAAREGFLDTVRLLMEHEADVNVTDNRGNLPLHLAAQEGHLMLVELLIERTSDPTWLNVEGRSARQLAALNQRSETVSFIDQYLRTLPQ